The Methanobrevibacter olleyae genomic interval AGGGCTTATCTTTTGATTTTCTAATACATGATTAAGCTGATCCATTATAATAGTTCCTGAGGAGGTTCCAATTTTAGTTACACCTGCTGCCATTACATTACTTGCTAATTTGTAGTTATTGATTCCTCCAGCAGCTTTCATTTCAAGATGAGGTGCATTCTTTTTCATAATTCTTAAACTTTCCATTAATGCATAGAAATCTTCATTTCCATTAAATCCACTAGAAGTTTTTACATAATCTGCTCCACCATCTTCACACATTCTAGAAGCTCCTGCTTTTTCATCTACAGTAAGGAGGGTATTTTCTATGATTACTTTAAGAACTTTATCTCCAATTGCCTCTTTCACTGATTTAATATCATTCTTTACAGATTCAAAGTCATGGTTTTTAATTGCAGGTATATTTGCCATCATATCAATTTCATCAGCACCATCTGCAATTGCTTTTTTTGATTCAGCTATTTTTCCTTCGGTATTTCCTGCACCTAATGGAAAATCAACAACAGTTACTACTTTTATATCAGTATCCTTTAGTTCTTCTTTTGCTAATTTTACATAGTGAGGTAAAACCACAACAGAGTAAAAACCATATTCTTTAGCTTTATCAAAAAAAGCTTTCATTTCTTCTATTGTTGCACTATTATCTAAATTAGTAAACTCAATAACTTTTGAGAGTTTTTTAGCTTTATTGATCATTTGATTCATCTCCCTATTTTTAAACAATTTAAATAAAATTTTAATCTCCAATAATTATGATTTATTTTATATGTATATAATAGTTAGTTTAACTTCAAACTATATAATATTTTTGTCTTGTTTGATTGTTTTAAATTTTTTATATTTTTTCATAGAACAAAATATAAAATAAAAATAAGACAAATGATTTTTAGTTTAATTAAATTAACTTTTTAGCCATATAAGGGCCTTTACGTTCATAACCAAATTTACGGTAATAATTTCTAGCTCCAATACCACTAATAATTAAAAGTTCCTCTTTATTTTGATTAAGGCTGATTTCTTCAGCACGCTTAAGTAATTTTTCTCCAAAACCAGTATGTTGGCCTATGTTTTCTCCTTTTTGACCTATTTTAATCATATTTCCATAAACATGTAATTCACGTACGATTGCAGTTTTATCATCAATCTCTTCTCTATGGGCTTTTAGTGATGGCATTCTCAATCTTAAAAATCCTGCTAGGCTTTCCTCATTTTTA includes:
- the deoC gene encoding deoxyribose-phosphate aldolase; this translates as MNQMINKAKKLSKVIEFTNLDNSATIEEMKAFFDKAKEYGFYSVVVLPHYVKLAKEELKDTDIKVVTVVDFPLGAGNTEGKIAESKKAIADGADEIDMMANIPAIKNHDFESVKNDIKSVKEAIGDKVLKVIIENTLLTVDEKAGASRMCEDGGADYVKTSSGFNGNEDFYALMESLRIMKKNAPHLEMKAAGGINNYKLASNVMAAGVTKIGTSSGTIIMDQLNHVLENQKISPNQKTGPRLI